Proteins co-encoded in one Halococcoides cellulosivorans genomic window:
- the aspS gene encoding aspartate--tRNA(Asn) ligase, with protein MDDRTLATDAQPGESATIAGWLHETRDLGGIAFLILRDRSGKIQVKLEKDEMDDAMVETGLDAHRESVLQVSGAVEDEERAPTGVEVVPESIEVVAAADPELPLDPSGKVDAGLDTRLDNRTLDVRKPAVKAVFEIRSAALAGVRASFRDLDCTEITTPKIVATGTEGGTELFPVSYFAQEAYMNQSPQLFKQLMIGSGLERVFEIGPIFRAEEHNTPRHLNEATSIDFESAFADASDAMDACETIVRGAYEAVAETCEAELETLGLAEDFTVPEAGFPRITYEEALDRINATGAVDETLEWGDDLSTPAEEALGEDVGEHYFITDWPSEIKPFYIKDRDDDATVSTGFDMMHPRLELVSGGQREHRFDHLVEGFEQQGLDPEAFDYYTQMFRYGMPPHAGWGLGAERLVMTMLDLDNIREAVLFPRDRQRLSP; from the coding sequence ATGGACGACCGAACCCTCGCCACCGACGCACAGCCGGGCGAGTCCGCGACGATCGCGGGCTGGCTCCACGAGACCCGCGATCTCGGCGGGATCGCCTTTCTGATCCTCCGGGATCGCAGCGGGAAGATCCAGGTCAAACTCGAAAAAGACGAGATGGACGACGCGATGGTGGAGACCGGCCTCGACGCCCACCGCGAGAGCGTCTTGCAGGTCTCGGGCGCCGTCGAAGACGAGGAGCGCGCGCCCACGGGCGTCGAGGTCGTCCCCGAGTCGATCGAGGTCGTCGCCGCGGCCGACCCCGAACTCCCGCTGGACCCCTCGGGGAAAGTCGACGCCGGCCTCGATACGCGGCTGGACAACCGCACGCTCGACGTGCGCAAGCCCGCCGTGAAGGCGGTCTTCGAGATCCGCTCGGCGGCACTCGCGGGCGTCCGCGCGAGTTTCCGCGATCTCGACTGCACGGAGATCACGACCCCGAAGATCGTCGCGACCGGCACCGAGGGCGGGACCGAACTGTTCCCCGTGAGCTACTTCGCCCAGGAAGCCTACATGAATCAGAGCCCACAGCTGTTCAAACAGCTCATGATCGGGTCTGGGCTCGAACGGGTCTTCGAGATCGGCCCGATCTTCCGCGCCGAGGAGCACAACACGCCCCGCCACCTCAACGAGGCGACCTCGATCGACTTCGAGTCGGCGTTTGCCGACGCCAGCGACGCGATGGACGCCTGCGAGACCATCGTCCGCGGGGCCTACGAGGCCGTCGCGGAGACCTGCGAAGCGGAACTCGAAACGCTCGGACTGGCCGAGGACTTCACGGTGCCAGAGGCGGGCTTCCCACGGATCACCTACGAGGAGGCCCTCGATCGGATCAACGCCACCGGCGCAGTCGACGAGACACTCGAATGGGGCGACGACCTCTCGACGCCCGCCGAGGAGGCGCTGGGCGAGGACGTGGGCGAGCACTACTTCATCACCGACTGGCCCAGCGAGATCAAGCCCTTCTACATCAAGGATCGCGACGACGACGCGACGGTCTCGACGGGCTTCGACATGATGCACCCCCGCCTCGAGTTGGTCTCCGGCGGGCAGCGTGAACACCGCTTCGACCATCTCGTCGAGGGGTTCGAGCAGCAGGGCCTCGATCCCGAGGCGTTCGACTACTACACCCAGATGTTCCGGTACGGCATGCCGCCCCACGCCGGGTGGGGGCTGGGTGCGGAGCGGTTGGTGATGACGATGCTCGACCTGGACAACATCCGTGAAGCCGTGCTCTTCCCGCGAGACAGGCAACGGCTTTCGCCGTAG